Below is a window of Acidobacteriota bacterium DNA.
TTTATTGCAATCCGTAAAGTTTTAACCGGAATTCGTTGTTGGTCAGGCTGGGGCCTTCGGGAGCGCGGCGGGCAAAGTTGATGGTTTCGGCGCAAACCATCGCCACGCCTCCGCAGATAGTTTCAGCACTCAACGCAGTTCCGTAATGCCGATTGGTAAAGATGGCTTTCACGCGAGGGTTGGGTGGACAGGTCAGCCCGTAGCGAAGCGAAACCATTGGCAACTCAGGCGGCTGTGCAGGATTGACGAATTCAATGCAGTCGTCATAAATGTTGATGCGGGCCTGTCGGTCGCGGGCGCTCAGGTCGCGGTGAACCAGAAAGTTGGTCAAGGTTTCGATGATAGCACTGCGATGATAATTCGATCTGCCGGGAACGAAATGGCCATAGGAATCCGCAAAAATCTCTTCGATGGATTGCACCAAACCGTTTTCCCGCGTCTTGCGCGAAGGCCGGGCTTCACGCAAATCCACATAACGTTTGAGGAAGTTCAGCGAACCGTCCGCCTGTCTGAGCAAATTGCCTTGTAACCGAACAGATTCAATCACTGGCAGGTTGTTGGCTTTCTGATGTGGCCCGCTGTAACGAGTTAGCAAAACGTCCGTTCGCGGCATCAGTTCGGCGATGCGATTATTCAGCCCAAACAGCATCAATCCGCCGACGGTTGGCAGCCAATCGTCCTGAATCTTCACCGCCAAACCCATATCGCGCATCACGACATCGTTTGGATAACCTTTCGTGTTTTCACCCCAATAGCCGGGATTGACCGCGCGCACGTAGCTCCACAGCAGAGATTCATCAATGTCGTTTTCGATATCCGCCTGGAACAGGGGAACCTGCTCAAAGCCAATCCGATATGTTTCGTGGTAAATCCTGGAAAGCTCTTCACGCGAAGCTTCGCGTTTGATCGCGCCTTCGCGCAGGTAAAACCGGTCATCCAGCGTGCGGTGTGGGCGGTCGGCGGAGTCCACTTCCAGAATGACGATGCGGCGTCCGCTGTCGAAAGCAACCTTATTGATGTAGGGAAAAACCGGCGGCTGAATTTGATGGGCGCAAATGTCCCGAAGCTCTTCTTCCACTTCTTCGGGATTTTCAACGCCTTCGATGCGCAATTGATCGTTGACGCCGAAAATCATCGCGCCTCCGGCGGTGTTGGCCAAAGCAATGATTTCTGCTGTGATCTTTTCGGCGTTGCTGTAGCGAACCTTCAGTTCCAGGAAGGTGTCTTCGCCGCCGCGCAGCAATCGAACCAGTTCAGCGCGCGAGGTCAACTGAGCCGGGACATCAAATTGATAGGCGTAATAAGATCGCTCCGAGCCAAGCTGCTGGCGTGGGCGTTGGCTGTGATTGTGGCGTTTACGAGACATCGCGGTAGCAGCGCAAGCTTCGACTAAAGCTTTGAGTTTGTGCCGAGCGTGACCGCCGGTATCAGGAAACGAGAGTGCGGTAGCCGTAAAAAGCTACCGAAGGAAATGTGAAAGGGGAAAGAGCAAGCCCCTATGCCTTCTTCGTCTATTCCTTTTTATCTTCATCCTCGCCCGAAGCAACGCCCTGTTTGAAGCTGCGAATGCTTTCGCCCAGGCCTTTGGCGAGCGATGGCAGGCGGCTTCCTCCGAAAAGAACCAGGATGATGACCAGAATGACGATCATCTCAGGATAACCAAGTCCAAACATAAACAATCTCCTTAAATGAGTGATGGCAAGCATTGTAGCGGCGCAGAGAGAGCAGTGTCAATTATGGCTTCCTTGATGTTGGTTAGGCCGAATGCTATAGTGCCACTCGGTTGAATGAGCGGTTTCATCATCAACAAAATCACGTGTTTAGTGGATAATTTCGGTTCGCAAGCTTCGGCTTGCGTTCGAGTTTTGACATGCGAATTCCGGTTTAGCAACTATTCGCTCTGTCGAAAAATGACTACGTTAGCTTTTCAGATCTAGGAGGATGAGATTATGGCAGATAACCAAGGCAACAGCGGAGACAAACTGATTTATTTTTTGATCGGAGCGGGCATTGGCGCAATCACGGCCATGCTATTTGCGCCGAAATCGGGCAGCGAGCTTCGTTCGGATATCGCCGATGCTACACGCAAGGGATTGGATTATGCGCGTGACACCGGACGCGATTTCGGCGAGCGCGCCCAGGAGTATTATCAAACCGGCGTTGAGCGTGCTTCTGACCTGACCTCTCGCGGTCGCGATGCCGTCACCGATCTGACTCAGCGGGGCAAAGACATGATTAACAATCAAAAAGCGCAATTTGCTGCCGCCATCGAAGCCGGCAAACAAGGCTATCGCGAAGCCAAACAGGCCGATCAAGGGCGCAGCAGCGCCGCAGCGGAAGAAAGCTAGGTATTAAGCAGTGTCTGGCGATTGAGGAGGACTCAATCGCCAGACACTGCTGACCCACATTCCATTATCCATTCACGGCATTTACGGAGCGCACAGTGGAGAACTGGCAAATCACCCTCATCGCAATTGGCGTTGGAATCCTGTTAATCGTCCAGGTCGGCGTGTTTATCGGTCTTTACCTGTTGGCTCGCAAACTGGTGGCCCTGGCTGAACGCGCCAGCACATTGCAAAACCGCGCAGAATTGTTGCTGAACAACACTGAGCCCGTGCTGAAGCTCGCGCATAGTTTGATGGGAGAATTGAAAGACGCCGCCGGTTACTTTGCCCAGGGCGCCGAGCACATCAACGCCATTGCTGAAATGGCAAAAGACGAAGCCGCGGAAATCCGTAATCTGTTGGGCGACACCACTGCGCTGGCTCGTCGCGAAGTCGAGCGCGCTCAGGATAGTGTTGAAAAAGTTCAAGACACACTGGCGCTGGCAACGGATCAATTTCAGCGCACGACGGCCATGGTTCAACACAGCGTGCTGGAACCGGCGCGCGAATTTTCGTATGTGATGTTCGGCGTCCGCCGTGCTCTGGAAGTATTGGCTGCGGGCAACCGGCTGCCGGTCAATCAGGCATATCAAGACGAAGAGATGTTTATTTGATGCTCCAGATGGAGCATCACAAAATCAGAGCAAAAACGAAAGCGCTCGGCTCCGACAACGACACCGGAGTCCGGGCGCTTTTTTATGATGAACCTTTTGGGCTATCATCCGGCTTCTTTACGTTGAGCCCAAGAACTGCACGCAGAAATCGCGCGATTGGAATAATTGGAAATTATGAGTACCGAAGCGAAACTTGATCTGAAATCCACTGTCAACCTACCCAAAACCGACTTTCCGCAAAAAGGCAACTTGCCGCAAAACGAACCCATTCGGTTGCAGAAGTGGGACGCAATGAACCTGTACGCCAAACTGCGCGAAGTCCGCGCAGGCAAACCGTTGTATGTGCTGCACGACGGGCCGCCGTATGCCAACGGGCGGCTGCACATCGGCCACATTCTGAACAAAACCCTGAAAGATTTTTGCGTCAAATCCCGCTCAATGATGGGGTACTGGGCGCCGTACGTGCCGGGTTGGGATTGTCACGGATTGCCGATTGAGATCAAGGTCGAAGAAGCGCTCGGTTCCAAGAAACATGAAATGCCCGCGATTGAAATCCGTCGCGCGGCGCGCAAACACGCCGAAAAGTTCATCGCCATTCAGCGCGAAGATTTCAAACGCGCAGGGATTTTCGGCGAATGGGATAATCCCTACCAGACGATGAATTTCAAGTATCAGGCCGACATCGTTCGTTGTTTCAGTACGTTCGTCGAAAAAGGCTCCGTGTACAAAGGCATGCGCCCCGTACACTGGTGCATCAGTTGTGCGACTTCGTTGGCAGAAGCGGAAATCGAATACAACGACCACACCAGCCATTCGATTTACGTCAAATTTCCGTTTCCCGACGCGGCGAAACTCGATCCGACATTGGCAGGAAAACCGGTCAGCATCGTCATCTGGACGACCACACCGTGGACGTTGCCCGCCAATTTGGGCATCAGCTTCAACCCGGAATTTGAATACAGCGCGGTTTCCGTCGGCAACGAGGTATTCATTGTTGCCACTGGTTTGCTCGAACAAGTCGCCGCCAAAGTGGGTTGGGAAAACTATGAAATTATTGGCACTTACAGCGGCGAAAAGTTTGACCGGTTGAACGCGCGGCATCCGTTTATTGAGCGCAACAGTCTGTTAATGCTTGGCAATCACGTCACGCTCGATGCCGGAACGGGCGCGGTTCACACTGCGCCCGGACACGGTTACGAAGATTACGTCATCGGCAAACAGTACGGCCTGGACGTGTATAACCCTGTGGATGGCCGCGGCTTTTTTATGAAAGACGTGGGGCATTTTGCGGGAATGCGCGTTGTGCCGATTACCAAAGCCGATGCCGAACGCGACGGCAACAAAGCTGTTATCAGGCATTTAGAGGAAATCGGCGCTTTGCTGAAAGTCGAATCCTTCCAGCATCAGTACCCGCATTGCTGGCGTTGCCACAATCCTGTGATCTTCCGAGCCACGCCGCAATGGTTCATTTCGATGTCGGTGACGAATCTCAACGAGCGTGCGATTGCCGCTTGCGATGAAGTGGAATGGCACCCTACTTGGGGACGCGACCGCATGAAGAGCATGTTCAAGGATCGTCCCGACTGGTGCATTTCCCGCCAGCGCATCTGGGGCGTGCCGATTACTGTGTTTTATTGCGACGATTGCGGCGAAACGCTATGCGATCCGGCAGTGATCAATCACGTTGCAGACATCTTTGAAAAAGAATCCGCCGACGCCTGGTACGAACGCGACGCCAAGGACCTGCTTCCGGCAGGCGCAAGCTGCAAGTGCGGTTCGACCAATTTGCGCAAGGAAATGGATATTTTGGATGTGTGGTTTGATTCCGGCGCAAGCTCGATAGCAGTGCTGAAAGAATATGGATTGCCCTATCCGGCCACCGTGTATCTGGAAGGCGGCGACCAGTTTCGCGGCTGGTTCAATTCGTCGCTGGTGGTTGGATTGGAAGTCAAAGGACAGCCGCCGTACCGCGAAGTCATTACCTACGGCTGGGTGGTGGATGTCAGCGGCGACAAAATGTCGAAATCCAGGGGCACTGGCGTTGAACTTGCCACAGTACTGAAAACCAGCGGCGTGGAGATTTTGCGGCTGTGGGCTTCGGCGCTGAATTATTACGAAGACATGCGCGTGTCCGACGAAATCCTGAAGCGCATTTCGGACGCGTACCGCAAGCTGCGCAACACCGCGCGATATTGTTTGGGCAATCTGGATGGGTTTGATCCTGAAAAGGATCGCGTGCCGGTCGAGGAAATGTTCGAGATTGATCGCTGGGCGCTGACGGCGATGAATGACGTGACCAAAAAAGTGCTGGAAGCTTATGAAGCATACGACTTTACGGAAGTGTATCGAACGCTTTACGGCTTTGCGACGATTGAATTGTCGGCATTGTATTTCGACATCCTGAAAGACCGGCTTTACACCTACGCGCCGAAATCGCTGGCACGGCGCTCGGCGCAAACGGCGTTGTACGAAATCGTTCATCAGTTTGCGCGGTTGATCGCGCCGATTCTGGTCTTCACGGCGGATGAAATCTGGGAAAACATTCCCGGCGCAAAAGCCGAAGCCGAATCCGTCCATCTGACGGTGTTTCCGGCGTATGACGAAACGCTAAGCAATGACGCGTTGCTGGATCGCTACGAACGATTGTTCGAGATTCGCAACACAGTGACGAAATCGCTGGAAGATGCGCGAAACGCCAAGCAAATCGGTTCCGCGCTGGAAGCGAGAATCACGATTTTCGCCGACGCCGCCACGCGAAGCTTCCTGGAATCCTTTGGCAAAGACCTGCGGTTCTTTTTCATCGTTTCCGGTGTTGAATTGAAAGAGGGCACGGAGTTGAAGGTCGAAGTTGCGCACGCCGACGGCGAAAAGTGCGAACGGTGTTGGCATTACACCAATGACGTCGGTTCCGATCCGCGCTTTCCCGGCGCATGCGCTCGCTGCGCCGCGAACCTTGAAGAGATGCAGGCGAGATAGTCTAATTGGAGACGGCCACCCCGCTAACCAATTCTAGGAGGAATAGTATGTCGGGAAGCAATGGCAATGATCTTGAAAACAAATCAACGCAGGACCTTGAGTTTCAGGAGTTCGTCCGGCGTCAGCTTGAGTTGTTATTCGCTCAGCAAACTGACATGAGAACTGAAATGCGCGAGCGGTTTTTGCAACTCAGTCGTCAAATCAAAGACCTGGATATCAAGGTGGATATTTACACGCGCGAACATTCGTATATGAAAGACGACATTCGTGAACTGCGTGCGAAAATGAATCTCACGTAGGCGCAGAGTTTGAGCAACGAATGAAAAACAAACTTCCTTATTTCATCATTGCGGCTGTGGTTTTGGCCGCCGATCAACTGACGAAAGCTTGGGCCGTGGCAAAGCTCAAGCCTGTTGTTTTGATCGAAGTTTTTCCCGGATATTTCCGTTTGGTGTATGCCACCAATCGCGGCGTGGCATTCAGCATGTTTGCCGATGGTCAATTCGATGCGCGCTGGATTTTCGCGGCGATTTCGATCGCGGCGGCGGTATTTGTTTCGGTGTATTTGCTCCGAACCCCAACGGGCAAGTTTCGGTTGAGCGCTTCGCTGGCGCTGTTGCTGGCGGGGATTACCGGCAATTTGATTGATCGCATACGGCTGGGCGAAGTGATTGATTTTCTGGGTTTTCATTGGCAAGACAAGTACTCCTGGCCGATTTTCAACCTGGCGGATTCGGCAATTTGCGTGGGAGCCGTTTTGCTGGCGCTGGAAATGTTGTTTGAAGAGCGCGACACAAAAATTGAATCCGGCGATCCAAGAGCGGTCGCTGAAGAAACTACTCAGCCCGAAGGCTGAGTTTTGATTGTACGTTTATGTTTCCTGAACTGTTTAAGATTCCCTATTTGAATTTCACGATATACACCTATGGCCTGTTGGTGGCGCTTTCGTTCATCGTAGGGTTGTGGGTGATGTCCAAACTTGCGGAGCGGGATGGGTTGGACAAACATAAAGTCTATGACCTGGGTTTGTGGGTGTTGGTTGCTTCGCTGGTAGGGTCGAAACTGCTGCTGATTATTACCGAATGGAACGAACGGTACAGCGGCAACATCGGCGCAATTTTCAGCCTGGATTTTCTGCGGTCGAATGGCGTGTTTTACGGTGGATTCATCGGCGCAGTGGTCGCGTCGGTGATCGTGATGTGGAAATACAAAATGTCCTGGTGGCGGACGGCTGACGCCTTTGCGCCGGGCATTGCCATCGGACATTTCATTGGCCGGTTGGGATGTTTCAGCGCCGGTTGTTGTTGGGGCAAACCGACTACGGCGTGGTGCGGAGTTCATTTCACCGAAAAAGGTTACGAAGCAACGGGCGTTCCGACCACGGTTGAACAACTTGGCGATCCGATTCAGCGCAGTGTGTGGGCAGACAAGCTCGGCAGCTTGACCGCGCCGCTGAAATTGCATCCAACGCAACTTTACGAAGCCGGTGCGCTGTTGGTGATTTTCGTGATTTTGTTGATGATGTTTCGCCATCGAAAATTTCACGGCCAGATCGTGTTGGCGTACGCGATGCTTTATTCAGTGGCGCGCTTCATCGTCGAATTTTGGCGTGACGACCCGCGCGGTGAAGTGATGGGGCTTTCGACTTCGCAATTTATCGCCATTCTGTTTTTTATCGGCGCGCTGATCGGGTTTATTTACAAAATGCTGAGCGAGCGCAAAACCGCTCTTGGCATTGAAAAGAGGCCGCAATCCGCAACTTAAAACCGCATGCGTCTGGCTTATTTCAGCCCATTGCCTCCCAGCAAATCCGGCATTGCCGACTATAACGCCGAACTTTTGCCTTATTTGGCAAAGGGCGCGGACATCACCGTTTTCGTCGAGCAGGCGGAAGAGCTTCGGCTGAATCAGGATCGTAAGGATTACGCTGTTCAATACGCGACGCACTTTACTGAAATCAACCGCCAGACACCATTCGACCTCTGCATTTATCACCAGGGCAATAATCCATATCACGAATTTGTTTACGAGCGCGCGCTGCAAACGCCGGGCTTGCTGGTGTTGCATGAACACTGTTTGCATCACCTGATCGCCTGGCGAACGCTTGGGCGCAAGGACGAAGACGGGTACTGGGACGAACTTTTTTACGATTATGGTCGGCTTGGCGCTCGCGTAGCGGAAATGCGCGCCTTGGGCGTGGGCAGCGAATACCAGCAGTTTTTGATGCCGCTCAATCGCCGCCTGGTCGCGGGCAGTTTAGGCATCATCACGCATAACGACTATGCCGCTTCGCAATTGGAAGGTTTGAGCGCCGCCACACCCCTTGAAATCATTCCGCATCATCTCGCGCCACAGACGTTCGCGCTGGATGAGCTTGATGTTGCGCAATGTCGCCACAGTCTGGGCATTCCCGAATCGGCCTGGGTCGTCGCTTCGATGGGATTCATTACCCAATCCAAACGAATTCCGACGGTTCTGGCTGCGTTCAAACGATTGCTGGCGGTTGCGCCGGAGGCGATGTTTCTGATCGTTGGCGAAGATCACTGGAAGTGGAGCGTTGCTCCGCTGATTGAAGAAATGGGTTTGGGCAACCGGGTTCGCATCACCGGATACACCACGGAAAAAGATTTCTTTCGGTATTTGAAAGCCGCTGACGCCATCGTCAATTTGCGCTTTCCGACGGCGGGAGAAACGTCCGGGACGCTGATCCGTTCGCTGGGCGCAGGCAAACCGGTCGTCGTCACAGACTTCGGCCAGTTCGCCGAATTGCCGGACGACGTTTGTCTGAAAGTTTCCGCCGGGCCTGATGAAGAGAAAGAGTTGTATGCGAAATTGCGCGCGTTGGTGTATCGCCCGACGCTGCGCGAACAACTCAGCCGCTGCGCCGCCGAATGGATTCGCGGCGAAAATGAAATCAGCCGTTGCGCCGCGCGCTATCTGAATTTCGCTGAACGAATCGTGAAACAGCATGGAGCTCAGCCTTCGAGCTGTCGGTCTACCGCAACAAAAATATATTCATCAGAAGTCGGCAGCCTGAAGGCTGAGCTCCAAACCGTCCCGCTGAAGTTCAAAGAGCCGGAGACGATCAAACTCTACCGCGCAGAATCCCTGGAATACGTCAAAGGCTTTTTTGCCGAAGACCCCAATGCCAGCAGCTATCTGCAAAAACACGGCAAGCGAATTTTGGAAACAGTTGAGTTGATTCCGGTCGGCGACGAAAGCCAGCGGTTATTGGAACTGAGCAGCTATCTGCAAATGACGCCGTTGATCAAACGGCACGGGCGATATGGCGAAATCGTGCTGACCAATTGGTGGAAAGGCGAAACGCGCAGCCAACTGCAAACCGTCACGAACGCCGTGACAGGCGAACGCTTAAGCTTCGATATGCTCAACCTAGATGTCGAACGCGATCGCTTTCCGTTTCCCGACGAACATTTCGATGTCGCGCTGTGCTGCGAATTGATCGAGCATCTGACGACCGATCCAATGCATATGCTGATTGAGTTGAATCGAGTTCTGAAATGGGGCGGATTGTTAATCGTCACCACGCCGAACATCGCCAGCGCCTTGAGCTTGGGCAAAGCCCTGGCAGGCAACAGCCCGTACGTGTACGGCGAATACAATCCGAAAAGTCCCGGCGACCGGCACAGCCGCGAATACACGCCCAACGACATCAAAATTGCGCTCAACGCCGCCGGTTTCAAAGTCGTCAAGCTGTTCACCAAGGACCTGTGGGCCGAAACCGACGAAGCGTTTTTGCAGTGGCTGGATCAAACTGCGGTTCCGCGCGAGCTTCGCGGCGACAATATTTTTGCGGTTGGGCGAAAGCTGAGCACGCAGTTTGACCGCTTCCCGGATGGCCTCTATGACTGAATTGGAGTTTGGATATAGGAGAAACGCCAACTCCCAACTCCCAACTCCCAACTCCCAACTCCCAAACATGATTTCCGTTCACAACGTTTCCAAACTTTATCGCGTGTACGATTCGCCGTCCGGCAGGTTGAAGGAAATCCTGCTGCGCGGACGGCGAAAATATCACCGCGATTTTTGGGCTTTGGAAAACGTTAGCCTGGAAGTTCCCACGGGCGAAGCCGTCGGCATCATCGGACGAAATGGAGCAGGGAAGACGACGCTGCTGCAAATCATCGCTGGCGTCTTGCAGCCAACGCTTGGCGATGTACGCGTCGAAGGTCGCGTGACAGCGTTGCTCGAACTCGGCAGCGGATTCAATCCCGAATACACCGGTCGCGAAAACATTCTGCTCAGTGGCCAGATTCTGGGCTTCAGCGAAGACGAAATGCGGCGGCGGCTGGATGTGATCGTGCAATTTGCCGAACTCGAAGCTTTTGTAGATCAGCCGGTTAAGACGTATTCGACTGGTATGTTGATGCGGCTGGCCTTTGCTTCGGCAATTCACGTAGACCCGGATGTGTTGATCGTGGATGAAGCCTTGTCGGTTGGCGATGTGTATTTTCAGCGTAAATCTCTGGATCGAATGGAATACTTCCGCAAAGCCGGAAAGACCGTGTTGTTCGTTTCGCACGACCCGATGCTGGTGCAACGGTTTTGCACGCAAGCGTTATGGATCGAAAGCGGCAAAGTGGCGATGACCGGCAATGCGCGCGAAGTCGTCACGGCGTATCAAGCCTTTTGCGCCAAGTTGGAAGACGACCGGCTGCGCAATGCGGCGCGCAACGGTGGCATTGGTTCCCGCGAACACGACAAAATCCTGCGCGACTTGCAACTCACAGGGTCTCGCTGGGGCAACGGCAAGATTCGATTCACGAATGTCGAGATGCTGAACGCGCGTGGCGAAGCGACCTGGGTCTTCCGCACCGGCGAAGAGCTGACCATCCGATTGCATCTGGAATCCGACGCCAATTACCCGCAGCCAATTTTTGCCATAGATATTCATCGGTACGACGGCATTTTCATCGGCAGCATCAACAACCTGGACACGCACACAACCCGTTTGCCCGTTCACCGCGGAGCGAATTCGATTGATTTGCACATTCCAAAGCTGGAGCTTTCGCACAACGTGTACTTCCTTTCGCTGAAAGCCTACACGCAAAACGGCTCGCCTGACTGGAACGACCCGGCGGACATTCACAACCAGATGTACCAATTCGATGTCGTGTCAGACCAGGCCATTCACGGTTTGATGAAATTTGACGCTGAGTGGAAAGCGAATACATAAGACTCAATTCTCGGCTTGTTTGTCTAAGCCGAGAATTGAGTTCAGGGTGATTAAACGGCCAACCGTTCGCAGTAGCCAACGAATTCCCCAGCCAATTCCAGCGCAGCTTGCGCCGAAGCTTCATCTGCCAAACCGGATTTCACTCTTCAAAAGTCGCCAACAAATTTTTCCGCAGCAAAAAGAAGTGAAAAAACATTCAGTACGTGTTGTCAGCGCAAAGGGTTTACCAGATAATTTACGCTGTAATTTGACAGAGATAGGCGGAAATTCTCCCATACGCATATGCTGGCAAACGGAACCCTCTTGCAAAATCGCTATCTGATTAAGCGCCCGCTAGCGCAGGGCGGTATGGGGGCGATTTATGAAGCCGAAGCCATACATCTTGGCCACGCTCCTGTGGCCGTCAAAGAAACTTTTTTCGTTCAAGATTGGTTGCGTGAACAGTTCCAGCGCGAAGCTTCAATGCTGGCGCGTTTGCGGCATCCTGCGCTTCCAAAAGTAAGTGACCATTTTGTTGAAGATGCTGGACAGTTTTTGGTGATGGAGTTTATTCCGGGAGAAGACCTGGAAAAGCTACTTGAAAGCCATATAGAGGAACAGGGAACACCTTTTGATTGGCAGCGCGTAGTGAAGTGGGCGGATCGTTTGCTTGATGCTCTTGAGTATATTCATAGCCAACAGCCACCAGTTATTCACCGCGACATCAAACCGCAAAACTTAAAACTCACGCCTCATGGTGAACTCTTCTTGATTGACTTTGGTTTGGCTAAAGATGCAACAACACCGACTTCACCTGGACGTAGCGTTCACGCCTATACGCCTAACTATGCACCGCCCGAGCAGCTTAAAGGTACGGGGACGGATGCACGCACTGATCTCTATTCACTTGGTGCAACTCTCTACAATCTTCTTACCGGCGAAATCCCCATCGGAGCCAATGTTCGCGAAGAAGTAATGCGATTTGGAGTGCCCGATCCCTTACGCTCTGTTTCTGAAATTAAGCTTCAAATACCACCGTCGCTTTCGGATGCAATAGCACGGGCAATGAAGCTGGATCGCAAGGATCGTTACCAAAACGCAAAAGAAATGCGCGAAGCGCTACATCAATGCGAAAGGGACTATAAGACTTTAATTGCAGAGGAAAAGCGTCGTAACGCTGAATTAAAACTGCGAGAGACTAAGCGTTTATTGGAAGAAGAGCGGAAGCGTCAAGAGGAAGCCCGCCAGCGCGAGTTGGAGGAAAAGCGTCGAAAGGAAGAAGAGGCCAGGGTGTTGGCGGAACAGCAGCGGCAAGAAGAAGTGCGGAAGCGTCAAGAGGAGGCACGCCAGTGTGAATTGGAGGAAAAGCGGCGAAAGGAAGAAAAGATTCGGCGACAGGTAGAGAAACAAATTGACCAGCAGAAACGACTCGAACAGGAACAAGCTGAGAAAAGTCGCGGGGAAGAGAAAGCGCAATTAGAGGAACTAAACTTTGAGCGAAAACGGAAGAAAGAGATTGAACGTCGCAAACACCCAGAACAAGTGACAAGACCTCAGTCGGTAAAAACCAGCCCACAATTCAACCCTAGAGGTAGATCACAGACGGCTGAAGAGGCTTTGGAATCTGCAACCGTTAATCCCGTCGTTACTGAACAAGCGGCAGAACCAGCGGTTCACATACAACCTGCCATCGAAATAACACAGGATGTCCCAAATACCCAATTAATGGAGTCTGAACTGCCAACGTATACTGAGCCCCTTCCGACGCAAGAGCAGGATAAGGAATGGAGGGTTATTCTTCGCTCACAACGCTTACAACTATCAGCAGGAGTTGTGGCAGTTTTGGCACTGTCGCTGTTCTACTTACTATGGCCGTACCTTAAAAATGAGACTGTATCACCACAGTCTCAGACTCAATCTACTCCCCTGCCCACAGTTGACGTCACGGAAAGGTTGCAGTACTGGTTTGAGCTTGAGAACCAAAAATCTCTTACTACTAAGCACATACTAGCCCCAGACTTGGGTATCAAATTCCATTTTAAATCGCGAGAGAATGGTTATCTATACCTGCTTGCTTTAGATCAAAAAAATCGGTTAACTGCATTTCTTCGTGATGAACCGGTTCAGTCGGGCAGTGATTTTGTCTTTCCGTCCAATGCTGAAGAGTGGTTTGATTTAAGTCGCAAAGACATTAAGCAAGCCCATGTCACGGTTTTGTTAGCGCGCAGCCGAATTCATGACTTTGATAATCTCGTATTGAATGTAGGGCAGTCTTTATCTCAAGCAGAGGCAATAGAAAGTCTAAAACGATTAGTAGGCGCTATTTTACCTATCACGAGAGACGACATGAGTGAGCGAGGCATAACGGCAATCGCGGTTAGAGCCATAGCTGACGATAAACCATTGATCTTCGACATCCCCTTCGAATACGTGCGCAATTGATCAGACTAGCTGCGACCATACAATACAGAATCACAATTGAAACGGAGGTGACGGGTTACATGAAGCGCATAAAACGTGCATGTCTGATCGCTATTTGG
It encodes the following:
- a CDS encoding protein kinase, which gives rise to MLANGTLLQNRYLIKRPLAQGGMGAIYEAEAIHLGHAPVAVKETFFVQDWLREQFQREASMLARLRHPALPKVSDHFVEDAGQFLVMEFIPGEDLEKLLESHIEEQGTPFDWQRVVKWADRLLDALEYIHSQQPPVIHRDIKPQNLKLTPHGELFLIDFGLAKDATTPTSPGRSVHAYTPNYAPPEQLKGTGTDARTDLYSLGATLYNLLTGEIPIGANVREEVMRFGVPDPLRSVSEIKLQIPPSLSDAIARAMKLDRKDRYQNAKEMREALHQCERDYKTLIAEEKRRNAELKLRETKRLLEEERKRQEEARQRELEEKRRKEEEARVLAEQQRQEEVRKRQEEARQCELEEKRRKEEKIRRQVEKQIDQQKRLEQEQAEKSRGEEKAQLEELNFERKRKKEIERRKHPEQVTRPQSVKTSPQFNPRGRSQTAEEALESATVNPVVTEQAAEPAVHIQPAIEITQDVPNTQLMESELPTYTEPLPTQEQDKEWRVILRSQRLQLSAGVVAVLALSLFYLLWPYLKNETVSPQSQTQSTPLPTVDVTERLQYWFELENQKSLTTKHILAPDLGIKFHFKSRENGYLYLLALDQKNRLTAFLRDEPVQSGSDFVFPSNAEEWFDLSRKDIKQAHVTVLLARSRIHDFDNLVLNVGQSLSQAEAIESLKRLVGAILPITRDDMSERGITAIAVRAIADDKPLIFDIPFEYVRN
- a CDS encoding methyltransferase domain-containing protein, yielding MRLAYFSPLPPSKSGIADYNAELLPYLAKGADITVFVEQAEELRLNQDRKDYAVQYATHFTEINRQTPFDLCIYHQGNNPYHEFVYERALQTPGLLVLHEHCLHHLIAWRTLGRKDEDGYWDELFYDYGRLGARVAEMRALGVGSEYQQFLMPLNRRLVAGSLGIITHNDYAASQLEGLSAATPLEIIPHHLAPQTFALDELDVAQCRHSLGIPESAWVVASMGFITQSKRIPTVLAAFKRLLAVAPEAMFLIVGEDHWKWSVAPLIEEMGLGNRVRITGYTTEKDFFRYLKAADAIVNLRFPTAGETSGTLIRSLGAGKPVVVTDFGQFAELPDDVCLKVSAGPDEEKELYAKLRALVYRPTLREQLSRCAAEWIRGENEISRCAARYLNFAERIVKQHGAQPSSCRSTATKIYSSEVGSLKAELQTVPLKFKEPETIKLYRAESLEYVKGFFAEDPNASSYLQKHGKRILETVELIPVGDESQRLLELSSYLQMTPLIKRHGRYGEIVLTNWWKGETRSQLQTVTNAVTGERLSFDMLNLDVERDRFPFPDEHFDVALCCELIEHLTTDPMHMLIELNRVLKWGGLLIVTTPNIASALSLGKALAGNSPYVYGEYNPKSPGDRHSREYTPNDIKIALNAAGFKVVKLFTKDLWAETDEAFLQWLDQTAVPRELRGDNIFAVGRKLSTQFDRFPDGLYD
- a CDS encoding ABC transporter ATP-binding protein; this encodes MISVHNVSKLYRVYDSPSGRLKEILLRGRRKYHRDFWALENVSLEVPTGEAVGIIGRNGAGKTTLLQIIAGVLQPTLGDVRVEGRVTALLELGSGFNPEYTGRENILLSGQILGFSEDEMRRRLDVIVQFAELEAFVDQPVKTYSTGMLMRLAFASAIHVDPDVLIVDEALSVGDVYFQRKSLDRMEYFRKAGKTVLFVSHDPMLVQRFCTQALWIESGKVAMTGNAREVVTAYQAFCAKLEDDRLRNAARNGGIGSREHDKILRDLQLTGSRWGNGKIRFTNVEMLNARGEATWVFRTGEELTIRLHLESDANYPQPIFAIDIHRYDGIFIGSINNLDTHTTRLPVHRGANSIDLHIPKLELSHNVYFLSLKAYTQNGSPDWNDPADIHNQMYQFDVVSDQAIHGLMKFDAEWKANT